The Bacillota bacterium region CAAAGTCGCATCGCTCGTACTGGAGCGAAGTGCAGAGCACATGAGCCTCGCGCTGAGTTCGTCAACAAGGTCGGGCACGCCTTCCGGACCCGTGTGGCGGAGTTTTCGCTCAGCCGCGACACGACGGAATATCGGATCGGACGCGAGGGGAAGCGCGTCGAATGCGGAACGCACCTTGCTAAGGTCCAGTGCCATGGCTCACATCTCCGTGTCTCCCTTGGGACCGGACCGCCCTATATCGTATCCCCCGAGGGCATGGGAGCGAGAAACTGCCTGCTGGAATTCGGTCCACGAGAAGACACGATGGTCCCACGGTGTGCGCAAGTGGACGATCGTATCCGGCCGCAGCTCGTGTATGAACTCGGACCAGTTTGCGGCCGCGAGAATGGCGGTAACTCCAAGATTCTTCGCGCACCGCCGCAGATTCCTCGAGACGATGTTCGCCGTTATTGGGTCTAGGGTGCCGCAGAATTCATCCGCGACCCAAACCTCCGCCTGCGAGGCGATGAGTTTGGCCACCATGGCGCGGTATCGCTGACCGTTACTTAGCTCGCGGAAACGCTTCACGTAAAGATGAGCCTCTGCCAGACCGGAGACGTTCAACGCGAACAATGAGTTCTCGAATGACCGCTGCCCCAGTGAATTGATAAGGGGACGTGAGCTTGGCAGCGGGCCAAGCGTGCTGACCGTGAGCGTACGGGGAACCTCGACGGAGCCGGTCAATCCCTGCGGACTTGTGGAGGGATCAACGAGCTTCTTCGCGAGGAGCGAAAGAAGCGTTGTTTTCCCGGCACCCGAAGGACCGCAGATGAGCACGATGTCCCCGAGCCGAATCGTGAAGTTGAGACCCGCGAACAGTGTGGTCGTCAGCATGTCGCGACTGACGCCGAAGGCCTGTTGGATCTTCCTCGTCGCCTGAGTTCGTACCAGGGGCGAAGAAATCGCGAGCGTGCACTGCCTAACTTCGATCGGCCGCGAAAGAGCCGGAGAACGTTCCGGTGGCCGTTGCGCCGGGTAGCGCCCGGGAAGTCCAAGTTCGCGGATTCTCCGGTGCACAAAACACTCTGCCGCAGGTGTCAGCCCCATGAAGAATGTCGGTTTAGGCAGACGGAATATACGATGAAGCAGCGCCCAGTTCTCGTCAGAGAGGCGTTGCGGAGACCGCAAAAGGAGACGGAGCAGACGCTCGCGGGGAACGCCCTGCTCACTCTCGATTTGCTTGAGGCATGTGGCGTAGGAGACCTGCAGGTCGACGATCCCAGCGCTCTCCTCTTTCAGAATCTCACCCTTCTTGACGCGAGAGTAGTTCCTCAGGATGTAGTCCATGTCCTCGTTCACGCGGGTGAGATTGCCCTCGGTGTCGCCGATGTAGTGCATCCCGGGAGACTCAACGAACGGCACGTACCGAAGCATATCTGCGGTGATCTCGAGGAAGAGGGGCTTGAGCTTGCCAACATGCCAGTGTTGCCGCGCGAAGCGAGCCGCGTGTTTGACGAGGATGCGTGCGAGACCGAGTCCTCTGAATTCGGGGGAGACAACGGTTCTCGCGATGCGAACAACGAGGTTGGTGTACTCGCGTACGGCGACTTTCCTCCACGTCGTCCAAGAGATGCTCCCATTGCGATCATGAAACTCAGCGTCGAGGAGCGCGGCCCTCGGACGATTCATGATGAAGGTGGTGGAGAGTTCGATGTACCCTAACACGCAGGGCAGCAT contains the following coding sequences:
- a CDS encoding GNAT family N-acetyltransferase; translation: MNAVERFGVQVASVRYEDLHKIYRLANERTLKTHRYCCLGPGDDVVVVSANEARAKCRNGRAQILPVYAVEDSLSIGTRRVPLRVKEVETQDELAGYHRLEECHYRGKALHGRHVPLIVRSDDPMLPCVLGYIELSTTFIMNRPRAALLDAEFHDRNGSISWTTWRKVAVREYTNLVVRIARTVVSPEFRGLGLARILVKHAARFARQHWHVGKLKPLFLEITADMLRYVPFVESPGMHYIGDTEGNLTRVNEDMDYILRNYSRVKKGEILKEESAGIVDLQVSYATCLKQIESEQGVPRERLLRLLLRSPQRLSDENWALLHRIFRLPKPTFFMGLTPAAECFVHRRIRELGLPGRYPAQRPPERSPALSRPIEVRQCTLAISSPLVRTQATRKIQQAFGVSRDMLTTTLFAGLNFTIRLGDIVLICGPSGAGKTTLLSLLAKKLVDPSTSPQGLTGSVEVPRTLTVSTLGPLPSSRPLINSLGQRSFENSLFALNVSGLAEAHLYVKRFRELSNGQRYRAMVAKLIASQAEVWVADEFCGTLDPITANIVSRNLRRCAKNLGVTAILAAANWSEFIHELRPDTIVHLRTPWDHRVFSWTEFQQAVSRSHALGGYDIGRSGPKGDTEM